The Petrotoga mexicana DSM 14811 genome has a window encoding:
- a CDS encoding MBL fold metallo-hydrolase: MFESYDNVYNFWFENGASSVTFLEYDDGLIAFDSSLYPRKFEDMVKIVEERTSKKLKKVFFTHFHPDHTFGAIFSKRKFDLYMNRKTLDFLDTLDTTFLKESSKIADYNFNNFKEALKEKNIVIFENSIFLFLKEQILSAENIGGHTLDSTIYILKPQGYLISGDLVFSKVHAEILNSNVDEWISRLNSLSSLDIKMVFPGHGKPEGKKLLREQLSYLKRKKNGEDMEKRYADYSLPDLAHL, translated from the coding sequence GTGTTTGAAAGTTACGATAACGTTTATAATTTTTGGTTCGAAAATGGTGCAAGTTCTGTTACGTTTTTAGAATATGATGATGGATTGATAGCCTTTGATAGTTCACTTTATCCAAGAAAGTTTGAAGATATGGTTAAAATAGTAGAAGAACGTACTTCAAAAAAATTAAAAAAAGTTTTTTTCACTCATTTTCACCCTGATCACACCTTTGGAGCTATTTTTAGCAAACGTAAATTTGATTTATATATGAACAGAAAAACATTGGACTTTCTTGATACTTTGGATACTACTTTTTTAAAAGAGAGTTCAAAGATAGCGGACTATAACTTCAACAATTTCAAAGAGGCCTTAAAAGAAAAAAACATCGTCATTTTTGAGAATTCTATTTTTCTTTTCTTAAAAGAACAAATTTTATCAGCAGAAAATATAGGTGGACATACTTTAGATTCAACAATCTATATCCTTAAACCACAAGGATATTTGATAAGTGGTGATCTAGTATTTTCTAAGGTGCATGCAGAAATTCTTAATTCCAATGTTGACGAGTGGATATCTAGATTAAATAGCTTATCTTCCCTAGATATAAAAATGGTTTTTCCAGGGCATGGGAAACCAGAAGGGAAAAAGCTTTTGAGAGAACAATTGAGCTATTTGAAAAGAAAGAAAAACGGGGAGGATATGGAAAAAAGGTACGCAGATTATTCCTTGCCAGATTTAGCTCATTTATAA
- the fliY gene encoding flagellar motor switch phosphatase FliY has product MPENEDRFLNQDELDSLLKGINNTDDPKQKEDDEASTVDDKLDTLLDMIGEIANITMGSGATTLSTLLRRKIEIQYPQTNIIKFKNITTNFEGENVVVTVEYKRGLYGLNTLVLPLNLTNIIADLMLGKDVENIEERELDDISLSAVSEAMNQMMGTASTALSDFLKTNIDISPPNSRVLNFSDPNIEFPPIETDKEAYVISIKFNVKITGIAETTFWQFIPMKFAQKIKELMEKTFGKRKVKEEGSKSSNVEEKSNSNVIKEKKVKVQPVEFSEFEKREEPISQNIDLSKLELLLDVPLEIKVELGSTKLNLREILELHEGSMIQLNKLAGEPLDIYANGRLIARGEVVVIDENFGIRVTEIVSLRERMKTLK; this is encoded by the coding sequence ATGCCTGAAAACGAAGATCGATTTTTAAATCAAGATGAATTGGATTCATTATTAAAAGGAATAAATAACACCGATGATCCAAAACAAAAAGAAGATGATGAAGCCTCAACTGTGGATGATAAATTGGACACACTTTTGGATATGATAGGCGAAATTGCAAATATCACAATGGGTTCTGGAGCTACGACCCTTTCAACTTTGCTGAGAAGAAAGATAGAAATCCAATATCCCCAAACAAATATTATAAAATTTAAGAATATAACAACCAATTTTGAAGGAGAAAATGTTGTCGTTACAGTAGAGTACAAAAGAGGATTGTATGGTTTGAACACGTTAGTATTGCCTCTGAATTTAACCAATATAATAGCAGATTTAATGCTAGGAAAAGATGTAGAAAATATCGAAGAAAGAGAATTAGACGATATTAGTTTAAGTGCTGTTTCCGAAGCGATGAACCAAATGATGGGTACAGCTTCAACTGCCTTATCGGATTTTCTAAAAACAAATATCGATATTTCTCCACCAAACAGTCGAGTACTGAATTTTTCGGATCCAAATATAGAATTTCCTCCGATAGAAACTGACAAGGAAGCTTATGTTATATCCATAAAGTTCAACGTAAAAATCACTGGAATAGCTGAAACAACGTTCTGGCAATTTATACCCATGAAATTTGCTCAAAAGATTAAAGAACTTATGGAAAAAACTTTTGGTAAGAGAAAAGTTAAAGAAGAAGGCTCAAAAAGTTCAAATGTGGAAGAAAAAAGCAATTCTAACGTGATCAAAGAGAAAAAAGTCAAGGTTCAACCCGTAGAATTCAGTGAATTTGAAAAAAGGGAAGAACCTATCTCCCAAAATATAGATCTATCAAAATTGGAACTTTTGCTTGATGTTCCTTTAGAAATAAAAGTTGAGTTAGGATCAACTAAATTAAATCTTAGAGAAATCTTAGAGTTACATGAAGGCTCAATGATACAGTTAAATAAATTGGCAGGTGAACCATTGGATATTTATGCCAACGGAAGATTAATAGCTAGAGGTGAAGTTGTTGTTATTGATGAAAACTTTGGAATTAGGGTAACAGAAATCGTTTCATTAAGAGAAAGGATGAAAACTCTGAAATGA